From Xyrauchen texanus isolate HMW12.3.18 chromosome 12, RBS_HiC_50CHRs, whole genome shotgun sequence, one genomic window encodes:
- the si:dkeyp-72e1.6 gene encoding transmembrane protein 238-like: MEAAPGGLGRCSCAFWLAVVFDVLGLSILLLGVFGDLFFYDFLIYAGAIIIFLSLIWWVFWYTGNIEVPPEELEDDVGLLKKGRGLAGVVRRFSSRVSSGIRNSLRRNGVPQGQGAAPGQVKHRREGTRPVPVALAMTSQDNLGTVSATVTGETQAI; this comes from the coding sequence ATGGAGGCGGCGCCGGGAGGTCTCGGACGATGTTCTTGCGCGTTCTGGCTCGCCGTGGTTTTCGACGTTCTTGGTCTCAGCATATTATTGCTGGGCGTATTCGGAGATTTATTTTTCTACGACTTTCTTATATATGCAGGCGCCATCATCATTTTTCTTAGCCTCATTTGGTGGGTGTTCTGGTACACGGGTAATATTGAGGTGCCGCCGGAGGAGCTTGAGGATGATGTGGGTTTGTTGAAGAAGGGGAGAGGTTTGGCAGGAGTTGTCAGGAGGTTCTCCAGTCGCGTATCAAGCGGAATCAGGAACTCTCTCAGGAGAAATGGGGTGCCCCAAGGTCAAGGTGCAGCACCCGGTCAAGTAAAGCACAGAAGAGAAGGCACTCGTCCAGTACCAGTTGCTCTAGCAATGACCTCTCAGGATAACCTGGGCACTGTGTCTGCAACAGTGACTGGAGAAACACAGGCCATATGA